Proteins encoded by one window of Marixanthomonas sp. SCSIO 43207:
- a CDS encoding DUF4292 domain-containing protein: protein MKTVKTLIIALLVIAVTPLTAQTADEIIDNYFENTGGKDAWNKIEAIKMTGDASMGPQSFPFTQYLMTDGKMLTEIEFQGQKLIPQAFDGEQLWGLNFQTMQPEAQDAEASANYKKNEANDFPDPFLNYEEKGYQVELMGEETKEGTETYKIKLTKNKVMSDGVEEENISYYYFDKENFVPIVSEMVMPVGPQKGMNVQTKYSDYQEAGDIFFPYALETSYNGQTGQSIKMDNIEINPSVEGIDFSMPEKK, encoded by the coding sequence ATGAAAACTGTAAAAACATTAATCATCGCTTTATTAGTTATAGCTGTAACACCACTTACAGCACAAACAGCGGATGAAATTATTGACAATTATTTTGAAAATACTGGTGGTAAAGATGCCTGGAATAAAATTGAAGCAATAAAAATGACGGGGGATGCCTCTATGGGACCACAATCATTTCCGTTTACACAATATTTAATGACAGATGGAAAAATGTTAACTGAAATTGAATTTCAAGGACAAAAACTAATCCCTCAAGCTTTTGATGGGGAACAGCTTTGGGGCCTAAACTTTCAAACCATGCAACCTGAAGCTCAGGATGCAGAAGCATCGGCAAATTATAAAAAAAATGAAGCTAACGATTTTCCAGATCCTTTTCTTAACTATGAAGAAAAAGGATACCAAGTTGAATTAATGGGGGAAGAAACAAAAGAAGGCACTGAGACCTATAAAATAAAGCTTACCAAAAACAAAGTAATGTCAGACGGTGTTGAGGAAGAAAATATTTCTTATTACTATTTTGACAAAGAAAACTTCGTCCCTATTGTAAGCGAAATGGTAATGCCTGTAGGACCACAGAAAGGCATGAACGTTCAAACTAAATATAGTGATTATCAGGAAGCAGGAGATATCTTTTTTCCTTACGCTCTCGAAACAAGTTACAATGGGCAAACTGGTCAATCTATCAAAATGGATAATATTGAAATAAACCCAAGTGTTGAAGGTATAGACTTTTCGATGCCAGAAAAAAAATAA
- a CDS encoding DUF72 domain-containing protein yields MKFGKVDDPSQIDFTLPPDHPDTKKTLSKYKPITTPNLYVGCAKWNRADLKGFYPRGTKDELEYYSRQFNSIELNATFYRIFPADVFAGWYEKTPADFRFFPKVFQGVTHWKRLNDFEGYLQEYLLNASNLKEKLEMAFVQMHGTFAPKDMDRLVPFFEAIPKDMRIAVEFRHTDWFNDKEIAEDLYAILEKYDVSNIIVDSAGRRDLLHMRITTDSAFIRYNGANHESDYTRLDDWLDRLEEWIEQGLQNIYFFVHQNIEKASPLLSAHFIEKANERFGTDIQIPKMDKTKTLF; encoded by the coding sequence ATGAAATTTGGCAAAGTTGATGATCCTTCACAGATAGATTTTACACTACCACCAGATCATCCCGATACAAAAAAGACCTTATCAAAATATAAACCTATTACAACGCCTAATTTATATGTGGGTTGTGCAAAATGGAATCGAGCCGATTTAAAAGGATTTTATCCTCGAGGCACAAAAGACGAGCTGGAATATTATTCTAGACAGTTTAACAGCATCGAATTGAATGCTACTTTTTATAGAATTTTTCCTGCCGATGTTTTTGCGGGTTGGTATGAAAAAACTCCAGCCGATTTTCGGTTTTTCCCGAAAGTGTTTCAAGGTGTAACTCACTGGAAACGCTTAAATGATTTTGAAGGTTACTTACAAGAATATTTGTTGAATGCTTCAAACCTTAAAGAGAAGCTAGAAATGGCATTTGTACAGATGCACGGTACCTTTGCTCCAAAAGATATGGATAGGCTAGTGCCTTTTTTTGAAGCTATTCCTAAAGATATGCGAATTGCAGTTGAATTTCGACATACAGACTGGTTTAATGATAAAGAAATAGCAGAAGATTTATATGCTATTTTAGAAAAATATGACGTTTCAAATATAATAGTTGATTCTGCAGGAAGACGTGATTTATTACACATGAGAATAACAACAGATAGTGCATTTATTAGATATAACGGCGCTAATCATGAAAGTGATTATACTCGCCTTGATGATTGGTTAGATAGGCTAGAAGAGTGGATTGAGCAAGGATTACAAAATATATATTTTTTTGTGCATCAAAACATAGAAAAAGCGTCGCCTTTACTTTCGGCTCACTTTATTGAAAAGGCCAATGAACGTTTTGGCACAGATATACAAATTCCTAAAATGGACAAAACTAAAACTTTATTTTAA
- a CDS encoding acyl-CoA thioesterase: MNFHTRKWIKPEDLNPNGTLFGGRLLQWIDEESALYAIIQLENPKTVTKYMSEINFRSSAKQGDIIEIGLEATKFGTSSLTLACEVRNKMTREVIITIDTIIMVSLDKNGKPTPHGKTKVEFVKDRLGDSK; encoded by the coding sequence ATGAATTTTCATACTCGTAAATGGATAAAACCTGAAGACTTAAATCCCAATGGCACCTTGTTTGGCGGTCGGTTACTACAATGGATAGATGAAGAATCTGCTTTATATGCTATTATTCAGCTAGAAAATCCAAAGACGGTAACCAAATATATGAGTGAAATCAACTTCAGAAGTTCAGCAAAGCAAGGTGATATTATTGAAATAGGCCTTGAAGCCACAAAATTTGGTACCTCATCATTAACCTTAGCTTGTGAAGTGCGTAATAAAATGACTCGTGAGGTTATCATAACGATTGATACTATTATTATGGTAAGTCTCGACAAAAATGGAAAACCTACGCCTCACGGAAAAACAAAGGTTGAATTTGTTAAAGACCGGTTAGGAGACTCAAAATAA
- a CDS encoding mechanosensitive ion channel family protein — translation MDQETLKYYLCWLQQYFVNQGMNEDLAIFINTVINCVVLAFLVTLIDIFVRKFIVQVFKAFSDKTKSTFDDFLIKSNFPRFVAHFFPLVIVWYTIPIIFNEYPFILNFLLRIIDVYLIVLSVLVFRSILKTTRSYLEHKPRYHDKPLESYQQVLMIFGWGIGVFFIINILTGYSIFSLATLGAASAVILLIFKDTILGFVASIQVSVNDIVRIGDWITFSKYGADGYVTEISLATVTVQNFDHTFTTIPTYSLISDSFQNWRGMQESAGRRIKRSLYIKQTSVKFLSSEEIEELKKIQLIKPYIEHRERDVQKYNQKTEADKSILLNGRNQTNLGIFRKYADAFLHENPAINKELFLMVRHLAPTDRGIPIEIFCFSHDKRWENYEHIQADIFDHLIAAIPYFGLELFEVPSGKDVTSLSHKN, via the coding sequence ATGGATCAAGAAACACTTAAATACTACCTTTGCTGGCTTCAACAGTACTTTGTTAATCAAGGTATGAATGAAGATCTAGCTATTTTTATCAACACGGTAATTAACTGTGTAGTACTTGCATTTTTAGTTACACTTATAGATATTTTTGTAAGAAAGTTTATTGTTCAGGTTTTTAAAGCTTTTAGTGATAAAACCAAAAGCACCTTTGATGATTTTCTTATTAAAAGTAACTTTCCGCGGTTTGTAGCTCATTTTTTTCCGCTTGTAATTGTTTGGTACACCATTCCAATTATATTTAACGAGTATCCTTTTATTTTAAACTTTTTACTTCGAATCATAGATGTTTATTTAATTGTTCTATCTGTTCTAGTTTTCCGAAGTATATTAAAAACAACTCGCAGTTATTTAGAGCACAAACCTCGCTATCACGATAAACCACTAGAGAGCTATCAACAGGTTTTAATGATTTTTGGTTGGGGAATTGGCGTATTTTTTATCATCAATATTTTAACCGGTTATTCTATTTTTAGCCTGGCAACATTGGGAGCTGCATCGGCAGTGATTTTGTTGATTTTTAAGGATACTATTTTGGGGTTTGTTGCTAGTATTCAAGTTTCGGTAAATGATATTGTACGTATTGGCGATTGGATTACTTTCAGTAAATATGGCGCTGATGGTTATGTAACCGAAATAAGCCTAGCTACCGTTACAGTACAAAATTTTGACCATACATTTACTACTATCCCAACGTACAGTTTAATTTCAGATTCTTTTCAAAACTGGCGTGGTATGCAAGAATCTGCCGGAAGACGTATAAAACGTTCTCTATATATAAAACAAACGTCGGTTAAGTTTCTATCTTCTGAAGAAATTGAAGAATTAAAGAAAATTCAGCTAATAAAACCTTATATAGAGCATCGCGAACGTGATGTCCAAAAATATAATCAAAAAACCGAAGCAGATAAATCTATTTTACTTAATGGTCGCAATCAAACCAATTTAGGTATTTTCAGAAAATATGCAGATGCATTTTTGCACGAAAACCCTGCAATTAACAAAGAGCTTTTTTTAATGGTACGTCATTTAGCTCCTACAGATCGCGGTATTCCTATAGAAATTTTTTGTTTCAGCCACGATAAAAGATGGGAAAATTATGAGCATATTCAAGCTGATATTTTTGACCATTTGATTGCAGCCATACCCTATTTTGGACTAGAGCTTTTTGAAGTACCCTCTGGTAAAGATGTAACTTCCTTATCTCATAAAAATTAA
- a CDS encoding DUF3817 domain-containing protein codes for MDISTKSFKIISALEAISFLVLLGIAMPLKYIWDMPEMVRIVGMAHGVLFILYIIGAYFMKEKLNWSWGTLGIVMICSVLPLGPFYAERKYL; via the coding sequence ATGGATATTTCAACAAAGTCTTTTAAGATAATTAGTGCTCTTGAGGCAATCTCGTTCTTGGTTCTATTGGGTATTGCTATGCCTTTAAAATATATTTGGGATATGCCAGAAATGGTACGTATTGTAGGAATGGCTCATGGAGTGTTATTTATTTTATATATTATTGGCGCCTACTTTATGAAAGAGAAGCTTAACTGGTCCTGGGGTACATTGGGCATTGTAATGATATGTTCTGTCCTTCCTTTAGGTCCTTTTTACGCAGAGCGTAAATATTTATAA
- a CDS encoding pitrilysin family protein: MKYSSIISFLIITLFISVTQAQDQAAATDFSIDYEKFTLDNGLEVILHVDKSEPIVAVATMMHVGSNREKPGKTGFAHFFEHMSFNDSENVPVGANRKLIPEWGGSRNGGTWSDGTVYYEVVPKDAFEKILWIDSDRFGYMINTVTKAALEREKQVVKNEKRQRVDNAPYGYTDEIIRKNLYPEGHPYSWTVIGSLPDLQAATLEDVKEFYNKYYGAANASLVIAGDIDISETKKLVEKWFGEIPSGPEVEPLKPMPVSLSKTKSLYFKDNFAKLPELRMVFPTVEAYNEDEYTLNVLGQLLSGSRKSPLYKIIVEEEKLAPNVGSYNNSSELAGEFVIRVRANEGVDLDEVKNAIDKGLADFEKNGFTDAELNRIKAELETQLYYGVATVLNKAFQLVQDNEFGNDPGYITKRTKLYKQISREDVMRVYNTYLKDKNYVMTSVIPKENPELAVENAQEASVWEEEVTAMNANEEVSQGEEAQYEKTPSKYDRSEPPFGEAPLFEMPDVWQAKLDNGMNVLGIENTELPLITFNITIPGGHRLDPKNKAGLAVLTADLLNEGTQTKTPAELEEAIGLLGSSITIRGGLEEITVTGSCLARNFDKTIQLVEEMLLQPRWDEKEFNRLKQELRTSLKGQEANPRSIGALNFNRLIYGQDHTYAIPSEGTLETEKNISLADVKAFYKNLSPNGASFKVVGDIQKQEVTKTLASLSNKWKGEKIKLPSEKITNMSSQGNLYFIDVPNSKQSVIYIGLPALSANNEDFPKLDFANEILGGGSSGRLFQTLRIEKGYTYGAYSFVPARDEIAPFTINTSVRANATLPSLEIIENMVKEYAPGFTKEDVELTQNKVIKQNTRAYESLNAKLNILTQIDKYGKSTDYISEEQQLLMNMNLKDFKNIINKYIKENKMVYVVVGDKATQFEEVKKLGKKVIELDIYGNPIN; encoded by the coding sequence ATGAAGTATTCGTCAATCATTTCGTTTTTAATTATTACACTATTTATTTCTGTAACGCAAGCACAAGATCAAGCTGCTGCCACAGATTTTTCTATAGACTATGAGAAATTTACACTAGATAATGGTCTAGAGGTCATTCTTCACGTTGATAAAAGTGAACCAATTGTTGCCGTTGCAACTATGATGCATGTAGGGTCTAATAGGGAAAAACCTGGTAAAACAGGATTTGCCCATTTTTTTGAGCATATGTCTTTTAATGATTCTGAAAATGTACCGGTAGGAGCTAATAGAAAATTAATTCCGGAATGGGGTGGAAGTCGTAATGGCGGAACTTGGAGTGATGGTACCGTTTATTATGAAGTAGTACCAAAAGATGCTTTTGAAAAGATTTTATGGATAGATAGTGACCGGTTTGGCTATATGATTAATACCGTAACAAAAGCAGCTTTAGAACGTGAAAAACAAGTAGTGAAAAACGAAAAAAGACAACGTGTTGATAACGCTCCTTACGGTTATACAGATGAAATTATCAGAAAAAATTTATATCCCGAAGGCCATCCGTATAGTTGGACAGTAATAGGTTCTTTACCAGATTTACAAGCGGCAACTCTTGAAGATGTAAAGGAATTTTACAACAAATATTATGGAGCTGCTAATGCATCATTGGTAATAGCCGGTGATATAGATATTTCAGAAACAAAAAAACTTGTTGAAAAATGGTTTGGCGAAATACCTAGTGGTCCAGAAGTTGAACCTTTAAAGCCTATGCCGGTTTCGCTTAGTAAAACAAAATCTTTATACTTTAAAGACAACTTTGCAAAACTTCCTGAACTTAGAATGGTTTTTCCTACCGTTGAGGCATATAATGAAGATGAATATACCCTAAACGTATTAGGGCAACTTTTAAGCGGTAGTCGCAAATCACCTTTGTATAAAATTATTGTCGAAGAAGAAAAACTAGCACCCAATGTTGGTTCGTATAACAATAGTTCAGAATTGGCTGGAGAATTTGTAATTAGAGTACGCGCAAACGAGGGAGTTGATCTTGATGAAGTAAAAAATGCTATTGACAAAGGATTGGCAGATTTTGAAAAAAATGGTTTTACAGATGCCGAATTAAATAGAATTAAAGCCGAACTAGAAACCCAACTGTATTATGGTGTAGCCACAGTATTGAATAAAGCGTTTCAATTGGTTCAAGACAACGAATTTGGAAACGACCCCGGCTATATTACCAAGCGAACTAAACTCTACAAACAAATTTCTCGTGAAGATGTTATGCGCGTTTATAATACTTATTTGAAAGATAAAAATTATGTAATGACTAGTGTTATTCCGAAAGAAAACCCAGAATTGGCAGTTGAAAATGCACAAGAAGCCAGCGTTTGGGAAGAGGAAGTAACCGCAATGAACGCCAACGAAGAAGTAAGTCAAGGTGAAGAAGCTCAATACGAGAAAACACCATCAAAATACGATCGTTCTGAACCACCTTTTGGAGAAGCTCCACTGTTTGAAATGCCAGATGTGTGGCAAGCCAAACTTGATAATGGAATGAATGTATTAGGAATTGAAAATACAGAGTTACCATTGATAACCTTCAACATCACTATACCTGGCGGTCACAGACTAGATCCCAAAAATAAAGCAGGCTTAGCCGTGTTAACAGCAGATTTACTGAATGAAGGTACCCAAACCAAAACTCCGGCAGAATTAGAAGAAGCAATTGGTTTATTAGGTTCTAGTATAACAATACGAGGCGGTCTAGAAGAAATTACTGTTACAGGAAGCTGTTTGGCACGTAATTTTGATAAAACAATACAATTGGTAGAAGAGATGTTACTTCAACCTCGTTGGGATGAAAAAGAATTTAATCGTTTAAAACAAGAATTACGTACCTCTTTAAAGGGACAGGAGGCAAATCCACGCTCAATTGGGGCGTTAAACTTTAACCGTTTAATTTATGGACAAGATCATACCTATGCGATACCATCTGAAGGAACTCTCGAAACCGAGAAGAATATATCATTGGCAGATGTAAAGGCTTTTTATAAAAACCTTTCACCCAATGGAGCTAGCTTTAAAGTAGTAGGAGACATACAAAAACAAGAGGTAACAAAAACATTAGCATCATTATCAAATAAATGGAAAGGTGAAAAGATTAAGCTTCCTTCAGAAAAAATTACAAATATGTCTTCTCAAGGAAACCTATATTTTATTGATGTGCCCAACTCTAAGCAATCTGTAATTTACATTGGGCTACCGGCCCTTTCAGCAAATAATGAAGATTTTCCGAAGTTGGATTTTGCAAATGAAATACTTGGCGGTGGCTCTAGTGGAAGACTTTTTCAAACGTTGCGTATTGAAAAAGGATATACATATGGAGCATATTCGTTTGTTCCAGCACGAGATGAAATAGCACCATTTACTATCAATACAAGTGTTCGTGCCAATGCAACCTTACCATCACTTGAAATTATAGAAAACATGGTAAAAGAATACGCACCTGGTTTTACAAAAGAAGATGTTGAGCTTACTCAAAATAAAGTGATTAAACAAAATACACGAGCTTATGAGTCATTAAATGCAAAATTGAATATACTTACTCAAATTGATAAATACGGAAAATCAACAGACTATATAAGCGAAGAACAACAGTTGCTTATGAATATGAATCTTAAAGATTTTAAAAATATTATTAATAAATACATCAAAGAAAACAAAATGGTTTATGTTGTAGTAGGTGATAAAGCTACTCAGTTTGAAGAAGTAAAAAAACTAGGCAAAAAGGTTATCGAACTAGATATTTACGGCAACCCAATTAATTAA
- a CDS encoding mechanosensitive ion channel family protein codes for MLLVQEKTATETVVAAVENYYEEFLIVLPRIALAIFIVVAGILIAQVITNLFKRRFLNKAEDPLMARFLAQALKIILSLIAIMVALDVAGLSGIATGILTAAGGAAIILGFAFQDIGKNFLAGIILAFNRPFNINDTIMVDTHFGKVKALNFRYTHVKTTDGRDIYIPNSDVLTKPVENYTADGFYRVDFTVGIGYEDDIEAAKTIIQQILDSNKDIVHNDTHENFVIESELAASTVNLKVLFWVHTIDYRKASRVLRGQVIQQIKVALDTNGFNLPADVKEIKLYRNVEDIPLRLRKDPRDYLEDNNN; via the coding sequence ATGCTTTTAGTACAAGAAAAAACTGCAACCGAAACTGTAGTAGCAGCTGTAGAAAACTACTATGAAGAATTTTTGATAGTTCTGCCTCGCATTGCATTGGCTATTTTTATAGTGGTTGCAGGTATCTTGATTGCTCAAGTAATTACCAATTTATTCAAAAGAAGGTTTTTAAACAAAGCAGAAGACCCTTTAATGGCTCGTTTTCTCGCCCAAGCATTAAAAATTATATTAAGTTTAATTGCTATAATGGTTGCGCTAGATGTAGCCGGTTTAAGTGGTATTGCTACCGGAATTTTAACTGCTGCCGGTGGTGCAGCAATTATTTTAGGTTTTGCTTTTCAAGACATTGGTAAAAACTTTTTAGCCGGGATTATTTTGGCTTTTAATAGACCTTTTAATATCAATGATACCATTATGGTCGATACGCATTTTGGGAAAGTAAAGGCACTTAACTTTAGGTATACCCACGTAAAAACTACAGACGGTCGTGATATTTATATACCCAATAGTGACGTGCTTACCAAGCCTGTTGAAAACTACACCGCAGATGGTTTTTACCGTGTAGATTTTACGGTAGGAATAGGTTATGAAGATGATATTGAAGCTGCCAAGACTATTATTCAGCAAATACTCGATAGCAATAAAGATATTGTACATAACGACACCCATGAAAACTTTGTAATAGAATCTGAACTAGCCGCTAGTACAGTAAACCTCAAAGTATTATTTTGGGTACACACGATTGATTACAGAAAAGCTTCAAGAGTATTACGAGGTCAAGTAATTCAGCAAATAAAAGTAGCACTTGATACAAACGGATTTAATCTTCCGGCAGATGTTAAAGAGATAAAACTTTACCGAAATGTAGAAGATATACCATTACGTTTACGTAAAGATCCTAGAGATTATCTTGAAGATAACAATAATTAA
- a CDS encoding M15 family metallopeptidase, translated as MFQHFSIVLVLIFSFSEIKAQDTLVDISDKIEFDYEIRYATTNNFISEVLYDCAKCLLQPEVAQALIEANRYFCEKGYKIKVYDCYRPLDVQKKMWKKVPRATYVANPYDGASVHNRAAAVDITLVTLEGCYLEMGTDYDYFGREAHIDNYNLSEEILSNRKVLIEGMRKFGFKTIRTEWWHYSYEKNWQYPILNEPLPCSN; from the coding sequence ATGTTTCAGCATTTTTCTATTGTATTAGTTTTAATTTTTAGTTTTTCTGAAATCAAAGCGCAAGATACATTGGTAGATATTTCAGATAAAATAGAATTTGATTATGAAATACGATATGCAACTACCAATAATTTTATAAGCGAAGTTTTGTATGATTGTGCTAAGTGTTTACTGCAGCCTGAAGTTGCCCAAGCCCTCATTGAAGCAAATCGATATTTTTGTGAAAAAGGATATAAGATTAAGGTTTACGATTGCTATCGTCCGCTAGATGTTCAGAAAAAAATGTGGAAAAAAGTTCCGAGAGCGACGTATGTAGCTAATCCCTACGACGGTGCCTCTGTACACAATCGAGCTGCTGCAGTAGATATTACATTGGTAACACTAGAAGGCTGTTATCTAGAAATGGGCACTGATTATGATTATTTTGGAAGAGAGGCGCACATTGATAATTATAATCTTTCTGAAGAAATTTTATCAAACAGAAAAGTCCTTATTGAAGGAATGCGCAAATTTGGTTTTAAGACCATAAGAACAGAATGGTGGCACTATAGTTATGAAAAAAACTGGCAGTATCCCATCCTCAATGAACCACTCCCCTGCTCTAATTAA
- a CDS encoding SDR family oxidoreductase — MEKLNNKVALITGGTKGIGYGIAVSLLQNGINVAITGRNEKTAKEAAERLNTSENNHGKAVGIEADVKDYKSQQQAVNQVIEEFGKLDFVIANAGLGHFGSIEELTVEQWQETIDTNLSGVFYTLKASVDALKKEKGYFISISSLAGTNFFAGGAAYNASKFGVTGFTQAAMLDLRKHNVKVSTIMPGSVSTYFNGNEPTEGDEAWKIQIEDIGKLVIDLLTMNPRTLPSKIEVRPTLPPSAKK, encoded by the coding sequence ATGGAAAAACTAAACAATAAAGTAGCATTAATAACCGGCGGAACCAAAGGAATTGGTTATGGTATAGCTGTAAGTTTATTACAAAACGGGATTAATGTAGCCATTACGGGCAGAAATGAAAAGACCGCAAAAGAAGCAGCAGAACGTTTAAACACTTCAGAAAATAATCACGGAAAAGCTGTAGGTATTGAGGCTGATGTAAAAGATTATAAAAGCCAACAACAAGCCGTTAATCAAGTGATTGAAGAATTTGGTAAATTAGATTTTGTGATCGCCAATGCTGGTCTTGGTCATTTTGGTTCAATTGAAGAACTAACGGTAGAACAGTGGCAAGAAACGATTGACACCAATTTGTCTGGAGTATTTTATACTTTAAAAGCGAGTGTAGATGCTCTTAAAAAAGAAAAAGGATATTTTATAAGTATTTCAAGCTTGGCAGGAACAAACTTTTTTGCCGGTGGAGCAGCGTATAATGCAAGTAAATTTGGAGTGACAGGATTTACGCAAGCAGCGATGCTTGACCTTCGTAAGCACAATGTTAAAGTAAGTACGATAATGCCTGGTAGCGTTTCTACTTATTTTAATGGTAACGAGCCTACTGAAGGTGATGAAGCTTGGAAAATACAAATAGAAGATATTGGTAAACTAGTTATAGATTTATTAACTATGAATCCACGTACGTTACCAAGTAAAATTGAGGTGCGACCAACGTTACCTCCAAGTGCAAAAAAATAA
- a CDS encoding OmpA family protein, with translation MKKLIALTLLSGAFVFTSCVSKKKYVELQNDYNETRSQLAKTQVEKEEIEAKYAKIEERVADYNSKIQSLKDTNDSRLQLEGNVVVSKKDKEKMRAALANVDQAELAQAKTLEDSMNLIVSYNLKKNLDNTLIAEGEEDDIQIDIDETVVMITVSDKLLFKSGSARVNSKANNLLERLANVINSEPAMEVMVEGHTDSQTVKPGSYVKDNWELSVERSTAVIRKLQDDYGVDPKKLIAAGRSSFHPLTEDESKEAYAKNRRTRIVILPNLDKFLALLSAN, from the coding sequence ATGAAAAAGTTAATCGCACTAACCCTACTTTCGGGAGCATTTGTATTTACATCATGTGTTTCTAAAAAGAAGTATGTTGAACTACAAAACGATTACAACGAAACACGTTCACAACTTGCCAAAACTCAAGTTGAAAAAGAAGAAATTGAAGCTAAATACGCAAAGATTGAAGAGCGAGTAGCCGATTATAATTCAAAAATACAATCTTTAAAAGATACTAACGACAGTCGCTTACAACTAGAAGGAAACGTTGTTGTTTCTAAAAAAGATAAAGAAAAAATGAGAGCTGCTCTTGCCAATGTTGATCAAGCAGAACTGGCACAAGCCAAAACACTTGAAGACAGTATGAATCTTATTGTTTCATATAATTTGAAGAAAAACCTTGACAATACTCTTATTGCTGAAGGCGAAGAAGACGATATTCAAATAGATATTGATGAAACAGTAGTTATGATTACAGTATCAGATAAATTATTATTTAAATCTGGTAGTGCACGTGTTAACAGCAAAGCAAACAACCTTTTAGAGCGTCTTGCCAATGTTATTAATAGTGAACCAGCTATGGAAGTTATGGTAGAAGGACATACTGACTCTCAAACCGTTAAACCAGGATCGTATGTAAAAGATAACTGGGAGCTAAGTGTTGAGCGTTCAACTGCAGTAATAAGAAAGTTACAAGATGATTATGGAGTAGATCCTAAAAAATTAATTGCTGCCGGTAGAAGTAGTTTTCACCCACTTACTGAAGACGAGTCTAAAGAAGCATATGCAAAAAACAGAAGAACGAGAATTGTAATTTTACCAAATCTTGACAAGTTTTTAGCATTACTTTCAGCAAATTAA
- a CDS encoding mechanosensitive ion channel family protein, giving the protein MDENIFSVNDAISNLWEKLGGWLDAIILKLPNFAVAILVMVLFYFAARIISKFSRRVLLKRINEESIKQMLSKIIFALVILVGFFIALGVMELDKVLTSVLAGAGVVGLAIGLALQGTLSNTFSGLMLSFLPKVRIGDYIEAGDSKGYVTEISLRNITIRQTDNEYVIIPNSIFIDNPFTNYSWSDRSRVDVSCGVGYEDDLQKVEDLVTKVIQDNFKQQEGEGVEFFFTEFGDSSINFVTRFWIDSKKPKPKLAAQHKAIKLIKKHFDEAGVNIPFPIRTLDFGKNKLQMASKNQD; this is encoded by the coding sequence ATGGACGAGAACATATTTTCAGTTAATGATGCTATTTCAAATTTATGGGAAAAGCTAGGCGGTTGGCTAGATGCCATCATCTTGAAGCTACCCAATTTTGCCGTTGCAATTTTGGTAATGGTACTTTTTTACTTCGCTGCAAGAATAATTTCAAAATTTTCTAGAAGGGTTCTTCTTAAAAGAATTAATGAAGAATCTATAAAACAAATGCTTAGCAAAATAATCTTTGCGCTTGTAATACTAGTAGGCTTTTTTATTGCTCTAGGAGTAATGGAGCTCGATAAAGTACTTACCTCTGTATTGGCTGGTGCCGGAGTTGTAGGTTTGGCAATAGGACTGGCGTTACAAGGTACTTTAAGTAATACGTTCTCTGGTTTGATGCTTTCCTTTTTACCCAAAGTAAGAATAGGCGATTATATTGAAGCCGGTGACAGTAAAGGCTATGTAACCGAAATAAGTTTACGCAACATAACAATAAGACAAACCGATAATGAATACGTAATTATACCTAACTCAATCTTTATTGACAACCCATTCACTAATTATTCTTGGTCTGATCGTTCTCGAGTAGATGTTTCATGTGGAGTTGGTTATGAAGACGACCTTCAAAAAGTAGAAGATCTTGTTACCAAAGTGATTCAAGACAACTTTAAACAACAAGAAGGTGAAGGTGTTGAGTTCTTCTTTACTGAATTTGGCGACAGCTCTATTAATTTTGTTACTCGTTTTTGGATTGACAGCAAAAAACCAAAGCCAAAATTAGCCGCACAACACAAAGCCATCAAATTAATTAAGAAACACTTTGATGAAGCCGGTGTTAATATTCCGTTCCCTATACGTACGTTAGACTTCGGAAAAAATAAGCTGCAAATGGCTTCAAAAAATCAGGATTAA